The following proteins are co-located in the Apium graveolens cultivar Ventura chromosome 5, ASM990537v1, whole genome shotgun sequence genome:
- the LOC141659852 gene encoding uncharacterized protein LOC141659852, with protein MRQLPKEMEENSGRITESHGEKKTGEIGEINRVREIQRGEMGAHPTHGEPVEWTKETEKNFLEILAERVKRDPNRAPIFKTIDWQEMDDKVQTGIKYGPDKLKGKYHRMRSVHTKFGELINNTGVTWITTTGMVNADESVWDAFFKRDKIFKTFKKKGCKIYPLLNIIFFSSTATCAFHNASSTIPQTSEEEQAIEQEYLGEFEGLGDNVGGFEACEGQSDVRGKRNFEDLENEYILGQRRALKKKSASEKYDVLMQVWEQSMNAKKERDLAKVERYKSQKVEATRDSDEYSINKYMLHCRTSVLSGKEYIREISCGLLEYSRNVSVEEGLSMGLRILSHGTRQRVICDRFQHFLGTIHRWFKRVLRALKILGVDIVKPVDRGEVQPEIRTIDGTHVCAWAPASKQKSFRGRKAVLVTQNIMAICSLDMMFTFVYTGWEGTPNDSSIFYDAVVRPENKFSIPTGDSGYPNLKVFLAPFRSERYHRRDFDTGGRIRGKEELFNYTHSFIRNVIERAFGVLKTRFHILKDIPNYPFRRQMLIPHACCALHNFIRMEDRADRYFTIYGQDYLEVPGEGSNVVQEGFPLDMTNHDKMIQVRESIANNLWNHHTTRGRR; from the exons ATGCGGCAATTACCGAAAGAAATGGAGGAGAACAGCGGGAGAATCACAGAAAGCCACGGGGAAAAGAAAACAGGGGAGATAGGAGAGATTAATCGAGTGAGAGAGATACAGAGAGGAGAG ATGGGTGCACACCCTACTCATGGAGAACCTGTGGAGTGGActaaagaaactgaaaagaattTTTTAGAGATTTTGGCTGAAAGAGTTAAGAGAGATCCAAATAGAGCTCCGATTTTTAAAACAATTGACTGGCAAGAGATGGATGACAAGGTACAAACTGGAATAAAATATGGGCCTGATAAATTAAAAGGAAAATATCATCGAATGCGTTCAGTGCATACTAAATTTGGGGAACTTATAAATAATACTGGTGTTACTTGGATAACTACTACTGGTATGGTGAATGCTGATGAAAGTGTTTGGGATGCTTTTTTTAAG CGAGACAAAATTTTCAAGACCTTTAAGAAAAAAGGGTGTAAGATCTATCCATTgttaaatattattttctttagtTCTACGGCTACATGTGCTTTTCATAATGCATCAAGTACTATACCTCAAACTTCAGAGGAAGAACAAGCAATTGAGCAAGAGTATTTAGGTGAATTTGAAGGTCTTGGTGATAATGTTGGTGGTTTTGAGGCATGTGAAGGTCAATCTGATGTCAGGGGTAAACGTAATTTTGAAGATTTAGAGAATGAATATATACTAGGACAAAGAAGAGCGCTAAAAAAGAAATCTGCAAGTGAAAAGTATGATGTTCTCATGCAAGTTTGGGAGCAATCAATGAATGCCAAAAAAGAAAGAGATCTTGCAAAAGTAGAGAGATACAAATCACAAAAAGTTGAAGCTACAAGAGATTCTGATGAGTACTCCATAAACAAAT ATATGCTACATTGTAGGACATCTGTATTGAGTGGAAAAGAATATATTAGAGAGATATCATGTG GTTTATTAGAATATTCTAGGAATGTTAGCGTGGAAGAAGGATTATCTATGGGATTGAGAATCTTATCTCACGGTACGAGACAAAGAGTAATTTGTGATCGTTTTCAACATTTTCTTGGTACTATTCATCGCTGGTTTAAAAGAGTATTGAGAGCATTAAAAATATTAGGAGTTGATATTGTTAAACCTGTGGATAGAGGTGAAGTGCAACCTGAAATCC GGACTATTGATGGTACACATGTATGTGCTTGGGCACCTGCGTCCAAACAAAAATCTTTTCGTGGTAGAAAAGCTGTATTAGTCACACAAAATATTATGGCTATTTGCTCACTGGATATGATGTTCACTTTTGTATACACTGGCTGGGAGGGGACACCTAATGATTCCAGCATATTTTATGATGCTGTTGTTAGGCCGGAAAATAAATTTTCAATTCCAACTGGTG ATAGCGGTTATCCTAATTTAAAAGTTTTTTTAGCTCCATTTCGAAGTGAAAGATATCATCGTAGAGATTTTGATACTGGTGGAAGAATAAGAGGAAAAGAGGAATTATTTAATTATACACACTCATTTATCCGAAATGTGATTGAACGCGCATTCGGTGTTCTTAAAACTAGATTTCATATTTTAAAAGATATACCAAATTATCCGTTTAGGCGTCAAATGTTGATTCCACATGCATGTTGTGCATTGCATAACTTTATACGGATGGAGGATCGAGCTGACAGATATTTTACAATTTATGGTCAAGATTATTTAGAAGTTCCGGGAGAAGGGTCTAATGTTGTTCAAGAAGGTTTTCCATTGGATATGACTAATCATGACAAAATGATTCAAGTTAGAGAATCAATTGCTAATAATTTGTGGAATCATCATACAACAAGGGGCCGAAGATAA